A genomic region of Clostridia bacterium contains the following coding sequences:
- a CDS encoding DUF5685 family protein, with amino-acid sequence MYGYITPDKSKLFKKDFLLFRAFYCGICKTTAKYLGNVPRLTTNYDITFLNIFLHAYLNVIPEFKSQSCILNPIKRKEIAQPNPLLKDVMNLNILLAYHNLADKVIDKDGFKYNAAQNFLKKHYLKSKEDLPEIDDIIKEEYQNLLNLERQNISSLDQTSDCFGKMITRSAVFIIKKHNGDHENIYLKSFLYNIGKFVYFMDALDDLKDDYKHNKYNPFLAKFKNYNNREEFINKNKPDIEFAVNITINQAIENFNHLSIKEGRDLLSNIVYYGLRRKFSMVLNSTKKQHKEKI; translated from the coding sequence ATGTACGGTTATATTACACCAGACAAAAGCAAGCTGTTTAAAAAAGACTTTTTACTTTTTAGAGCATTTTATTGCGGTATTTGCAAAACAACAGCCAAATATTTGGGTAATGTTCCAAGATTGACAACCAATTATGATATTACCTTTTTAAATATTTTTTTACATGCTTATCTTAATGTAATACCCGAATTCAAATCTCAAAGCTGCATTTTAAATCCTATAAAAAGAAAAGAAATCGCTCAGCCTAATCCCCTTTTGAAAGATGTTATGAATCTTAACATCTTATTAGCTTATCACAATCTAGCCGACAAGGTGATAGACAAAGACGGTTTCAAATATAATGCAGCACAAAACTTTTTAAAAAAACATTATTTAAAATCTAAAGAGGATTTGCCCGAAATAGATGACATTATAAAAGAAGAATATCAAAATCTGTTAAATCTAGAAAGACAAAACATTTCTAGTCTTGACCAGACTTCAGACTGTTTTGGAAAAATGATCACACGCAGTGCTGTTTTTATAATAAAAAAGCATAACGGCGATCACGAAAATATATATTTAAAAAGCTTCTTATATAATATTGGAAAATTTGTATATTTCATGGATGCTCTTGACGACCTTAAGGACGATTATAAACATAATAAATACAATCCTTTCTTGGCTAAGTTTAAAAATTATAATAACAGAGAAGAATTTATAAATAAGAACAAACCTGATATAGAATTTGCGGTCAATATAACAATAAATCAGGCAATTGAAAATTTTAATCATTTATCTATAAAAGAAGGCAGAGATTTATTATCCAATATTGTCTATTATGGATTAAGACGCAAGTTTTCAATGGTTTTAAATTCTACAAAAAAACAACACAAAGAGAAGATTTAA